In a single window of the Streptomyces sp. NBC_00094 genome:
- the rpsA gene encoding 30S ribosomal protein S1 has product MTSSTETTATTPQVAVNDIGDEEAFLAAIDETIKYFNDGDIVDGVIVKVDRDEVLLDIGYKTEGVIPSRELSIKHDVDPNEVVKVGDEIEALVLQKEDKEGRLILSKKRAQYERAWGTIEKIKEEDGIVTGTVIEVVKGGLILDIGLRGFLPASLVEMRRVRDLQPYVGKELEAKIIELDKNRNNVVLSRRAWLEQTQSEVRQTFLTTLQKGQVRSGVVSSIVNFGAFVDLGGVDGLVHVSELSWKHIDHPSEVVEVGQEVTVEVLDVDMDRERVSLSLKATQEDPWQQFARTHQIGQVVPGKVTKLVPFGAFVRVDEGIEGLVHISELAERHVEIPEQVVQVNDEIFVKVIDIDLERRRISLSLKQANESFGADPASVEFDPTLYGMAASYDDQGNYIYPEGFDPETNDWLEGFETQREVWETQYAEAQTRFEQHQAQVIKSREADEAAAAEGAAAPAAGNAGASISGGSYSSESDDTSGALASDEALAALREKLAGGQS; this is encoded by the coding sequence ATGACGAGCAGCACCGAGACCACCGCCACCACCCCGCAGGTTGCGGTCAACGACATCGGTGACGAGGAAGCATTCCTCGCCGCGATCGACGAGACGATCAAGTACTTCAACGACGGCGACATCGTCGACGGCGTCATCGTGAAGGTCGACCGGGACGAGGTCCTGCTCGACATCGGTTACAAGACCGAAGGCGTGATCCCGAGCCGTGAGCTCTCGATCAAGCACGATGTCGACCCGAACGAGGTCGTCAAGGTTGGCGACGAGATCGAGGCCCTGGTTCTCCAGAAGGAGGACAAGGAAGGCCGTCTGATCCTGTCCAAGAAGCGCGCTCAGTACGAGCGTGCCTGGGGCACGATCGAGAAGATCAAGGAAGAAGACGGCATCGTCACCGGTACCGTCATCGAGGTCGTCAAGGGTGGTCTCATCCTCGACATCGGCCTCCGTGGCTTCCTGCCGGCCTCTCTCGTCGAGATGCGTCGCGTCCGCGACCTCCAGCCCTACGTGGGCAAGGAGCTCGAGGCGAAGATCATCGAGCTGGACAAGAACCGCAACAACGTGGTCCTGTCCCGCCGTGCCTGGCTCGAGCAGACCCAGTCCGAGGTTCGCCAGACGTTCCTCACCACCCTGCAGAAGGGTCAGGTCCGCTCCGGCGTCGTTTCCTCGATCGTCAACTTCGGTGCCTTCGTGGACCTGGGTGGCGTCGACGGCCTCGTGCACGTCTCCGAGCTGTCCTGGAAGCACATCGACCACCCGTCCGAGGTTGTCGAGGTCGGCCAGGAGGTCACCGTCGAGGTTCTCGACGTGGACATGGACCGCGAGCGTGTCTCCCTGTCGCTGAAGGCGACGCAGGAGGACCCGTGGCAGCAGTTCGCCCGTACCCACCAGATCGGCCAGGTCGTTCCGGGTAAGGTCACGAAGCTGGTTCCGTTCGGTGCGTTCGTCCGCGTGGACGAGGGCATCGAGGGTCTGGTCCACATCTCCGAGCTGGCCGAGCGCCACGTGGAGATCCCGGAGCAGGTCGTCCAGGTCAACGACGAGATCTTCGTCAAGGTCATCGACATCGACCTCGAGCGTCGTCGCATCAGCCTCTCGCTGAAGCAGGCCAACGAGTCCTTCGGTGCCGACCCGGCCTCGGTCGAGTTCGACCCGACCCTGTACGGCATGGCCGCGTCCTACGACGACCAGGGCAACTACATCTACCCCGAGGGCTTCGACCCCGAGACCAACGACTGGCTCGAGGGCTTCGAGACCCAGCGCGAGGTCTGGGAGACCCAGTACGCCGAGGCGCAGACGCGCTTCGAGCAGCACCAGGCTCAGGTCATCAAGTCCCGCGAGGCCGACGAGGCCGCTGCTGCCGAGGGTGCTGCCGCCCCGGCCGCCGGCAACGCCGGTGCGAGCATCTCGGGTGGTTCGTACTCCTCGGAGTCGGACGACACCTCCGGCGCCCTGGCGTCGGACGAGGCGCTTGCCGCCCTCCGCGAGAAGCTCGCCGGCGGCCAGAGCTGA
- a CDS encoding class I SAM-dependent methyltransferase, with the protein MNQEFEQQDGTETAEDEAEATRRDAGDAESSRASRGWWDRNADEYQSEHGAFLGDDRFVWGPEGLDETEAELLGPAGSLKGLDVLEIGAGAAQCSRWLAAQGARPVALDLSHRQLQHALRIGGGVPLVEADAGALPFRDGSFDLVCSAYGAVPFVADPVRVFREVRRVLRPGGRWVFSVTHPIRWAFPDEPGPEGLSVAASYFDRTPYVEQDEQGRAVYVEHHRTLGDRVRDVVAGGFRLVDLVEPEWPAWNSQEWGGWSPLRGNLIPGTAIFVCERDG; encoded by the coding sequence ATGAACCAAGAGTTCGAACAGCAAGACGGGACCGAAACGGCCGAGGACGAGGCCGAGGCGACCCGGCGTGACGCGGGGGACGCGGAGAGCAGTCGCGCGAGCCGTGGCTGGTGGGACCGGAACGCGGACGAGTACCAGAGCGAGCACGGAGCCTTCCTCGGCGACGACCGCTTCGTCTGGGGCCCCGAGGGGCTCGACGAGACCGAGGCGGAGCTCCTCGGGCCGGCCGGCTCCCTGAAGGGGCTCGACGTCCTGGAGATCGGCGCGGGCGCGGCGCAGTGCTCGCGCTGGCTGGCGGCACAGGGGGCGCGGCCGGTGGCCCTCGACCTCTCGCACCGGCAGCTCCAGCACGCGCTGCGGATCGGCGGGGGCGTGCCGCTCGTCGAGGCGGACGCCGGGGCGCTGCCCTTCCGGGACGGCTCCTTCGACCTGGTCTGCTCGGCATACGGCGCGGTGCCGTTCGTCGCCGATCCGGTACGGGTCTTCCGCGAGGTGCGCCGGGTGCTGCGGCCCGGCGGCCGGTGGGTCTTCTCGGTGACGCACCCGATCCGCTGGGCGTTCCCGGACGAGCCGGGGCCGGAGGGCCTCTCGGTGGCGGCCTCCTACTTCGACCGCACGCCCTACGTCGAGCAGGACGAGCAGGGCCGGGCCGTGTACGTGGAGCACCACAGGACGCTCGGGGACCGGGTACGGGACGTGGTGGCCGGCGGCTTCCGGCTCGTGGACCTGGTCGAGCCGGAGTGGCCGGCCTGGAACAGCCAGGAGTGGGGCGGCTGGTCCCCGCTCCGGGGGAACCTGATCCCGGGCACGGCGATCTTCGTCTGCGAACGCGACGGATAG
- the hrpB gene encoding ATP-dependent helicase HrpB, with protein sequence MIRNDALDLLPVRHAVPELLTALEERGTAVLHAPPGTGKTTLVPLALAGLIGDGPRRRVLVAEPRRMAVRAAARRMAWLLGEEVGGTVGFSVRGERRAGPSTRVEVVTTGILLQRLQRDPELAGVDVVLLDECHERHLDADTALAFLVDVRAALRPELRLVAASATSDAEAWSRLLTVVDGGGPAPVVRSEGEGHGYRVLFAPPPAGLRPAHGTWVDPALLRHVAATVRLALERHEGDVLCFLPGTGEIARTAGLLAGLDAEVLQLHGRAPAAVQDAVLRGTEPGGRRRVVLSTSVAESSLTVPGVRIVVDSGLAREPRMDHARGLGSLATVPVSVAAATQRSGRSMREAFGTVYRCWAEAEDGSRARFPSPEIRIADLTDFALRAACWGDPTAEGLALLDPPPAGAMAAARSVLAAVGAVDEEGRATERGSRLSRLGLHPRLGRALLDGAAEVGVRRAAEVVALLSEEPPREYGDDLAAAWRSARRGGDGYAARWKTEVRRLERSAGEAAGGLAGQGAGGGGEDAVAGLVTALAFPERVARAREQGGFLMVSGSGARLAEGSGLRSAPWLAVAVADRTARDATARVRLAAVVDEDIARRAAGHLRATGEEVHWEDGDVVARSVDRLGAVELTVRPLGSGADPALVREALLDGLRREGLGLLRWSREASELRERLAFLYAEVGEPWPDVADGALVDRAEEWLEPELSRAVRRVDLGRINAGEALRRLLPWATGEAGRLDELAPERIEVPSGSRIRVEYGGGRPVLAVKLQEMFGLAETPRVAGVPVLVHLLSPAGRPAAVTADLASFWREGYRAVRAELRGRYPRHPWPEDPSAAEPTRHTSARLRRER encoded by the coding sequence GTGATCCGAAACGACGCACTCGACCTGCTTCCCGTCCGCCATGCCGTCCCCGAGCTGCTGACCGCGCTCGAGGAGCGCGGCACGGCAGTGCTGCACGCGCCGCCCGGCACCGGCAAGACGACGCTGGTGCCGCTCGCGCTCGCGGGCCTCATAGGGGACGGGCCGAGGCGTCGGGTGCTGGTGGCCGAGCCGCGCCGGATGGCGGTGCGGGCGGCGGCCCGGCGGATGGCGTGGCTGCTCGGCGAGGAGGTCGGCGGGACGGTCGGCTTCTCGGTGCGCGGCGAGCGGCGGGCCGGCCCTTCGACCCGGGTCGAGGTGGTGACCACGGGCATCCTGCTCCAGCGGCTCCAGCGGGATCCGGAGCTGGCGGGCGTGGACGTGGTCCTGCTCGACGAGTGTCACGAGCGGCACCTGGACGCCGACACCGCCCTGGCCTTCCTGGTGGACGTACGGGCCGCGCTGCGGCCGGAGCTGCGGCTGGTCGCGGCCTCGGCGACGAGCGACGCGGAGGCCTGGTCGCGGCTGCTGACGGTCGTGGACGGCGGCGGGCCCGCGCCGGTCGTACGGAGCGAGGGCGAGGGGCATGGGTACCGGGTCCTGTTCGCCCCGCCGCCCGCAGGGCTGAGGCCCGCGCACGGCACCTGGGTGGATCCGGCGCTGCTGCGCCACGTCGCGGCGACGGTCCGGCTGGCGCTGGAGCGGCACGAGGGCGACGTCCTCTGTTTTCTTCCCGGTACGGGGGAGATCGCCCGGACCGCGGGGCTGCTCGCCGGCCTGGACGCGGAGGTGCTCCAGTTGCACGGCCGGGCGCCGGCCGCGGTGCAGGACGCGGTGCTGCGGGGCACCGAGCCCGGCGGGCGGCGGCGGGTGGTGCTGTCGACCTCCGTCGCGGAGTCGAGCCTGACGGTGCCGGGGGTCCGGATCGTCGTGGACTCGGGGCTCGCGCGGGAACCGCGGATGGACCACGCGCGGGGGCTGGGGTCGCTGGCGACCGTGCCGGTGTCGGTCGCGGCGGCCACGCAGCGGTCCGGACGGTCGATGCGCGAGGCCTTCGGGACGGTCTACCGGTGCTGGGCCGAGGCCGAGGACGGGAGCCGGGCGCGCTTCCCGTCACCCGAGATCCGGATCGCCGATCTCACGGACTTCGCCCTGCGGGCCGCCTGCTGGGGGGATCCGACGGCGGAGGGGCTCGCACTGCTCGACCCGCCGCCCGCCGGGGCGATGGCGGCGGCCCGTTCCGTACTCGCGGCGGTCGGCGCCGTGGACGAGGAGGGCCGGGCCACCGAGCGCGGGAGCCGGCTCTCCCGGCTCGGGCTCCACCCCCGGCTGGGCCGTGCCCTGCTGGACGGCGCCGCCGAGGTCGGCGTCCGACGGGCGGCGGAGGTCGTGGCGCTGCTCAGCGAGGAGCCGCCCCGGGAGTACGGGGACGACCTGGCGGCGGCCTGGCGATCGGCCCGCCGGGGCGGAGACGGCTACGCGGCCCGCTGGAAGACGGAGGTCCGCCGCCTGGAGCGTTCGGCCGGCGAGGCGGCGGGGGGCTTGGCCGGGCAGGGAGCCGGGGGTGGGGGTGAGGATGCCGTGGCCGGGCTGGTGACCGCGTTGGCGTTTCCCGAGCGGGTGGCCAGGGCGCGGGAGCAGGGCGGGTTTCTGATGGTGTCGGGAAGCGGGGCGCGGCTCGCCGAGGGGTCGGGGCTGCGGTCCGCTCCGTGGTTGGCCGTCGCGGTGGCGGACCGTACGGCACGGGACGCCACGGCGCGGGTGCGGCTGGCGGCCGTGGTGGACGAGGACATCGCCCGGCGGGCGGCCGGGCATCTGCGGGCCACGGGCGAGGAGGTCCACTGGGAGGACGGTGACGTGGTCGCGCGGTCCGTGGACCGGCTGGGCGCGGTCGAGCTGACCGTGCGGCCCCTCGGGTCCGGGGCCGATCCCGCTCTCGTACGGGAGGCGCTGCTCGACGGCTTGCGGCGCGAGGGGCTCGGGCTGCTGCGGTGGAGCCGGGAGGCCTCGGAGCTGCGCGAGCGGCTCGCCTTCCTGTACGCGGAGGTGGGCGAGCCCTGGCCGGACGTGGCGGACGGGGCGTTGGTCGACCGGGCCGAGGAGTGGCTGGAGCCGGAGCTGTCCCGGGCCGTGCGCCGGGTCGATCTGGGGCGGATCAACGCCGGCGAGGCCCTGCGTCGGTTGCTGCCCTGGGCTACGGGCGAGGCGGGCCGGCTGGACGAGCTGGCCCCGGAGCGGATCGAGGTGCCGAGCGGGTCGCGGATCCGGGTCGAGTACGGCGGTGGGCGGCCGGTGCTCGCGGTGAAGCTCCAGGAGATGTTCGGCCTGGCCGAGACGCCCCGGGTGGCGGGGGTGCCGGTCCTGGTCCATCTCCTCTCCCCCGCGGGGAGGCCGGCGGCCGTGACCGCCGACCTCGCCTCGTTCTGGCGGGAGGGCTACCGCGCGGTGCGGGCGGAGCTGCGCGGGCGGTACCCGAGGCATCCGTGGCCCGAGGACCCCTCCGCGGCGGAGCCGACCCGGCACACCAGCGCGCGGCTCAGACGGGAGCGGTGA